A single window of Pseudomonas benzenivorans DNA harbors:
- a CDS encoding LuxR C-terminal-related transcriptional regulator, whose translation MESTLDPAAESLLRSRLCAPEGAIDLFPRPRIEATLLAHPQARVLLFSAPAGFGKTCALGVLAQQRAQAGYAVAWLSLDAGDDEPSRFFLHLIEVLARQVPGLGSQARDYLQNAMGVPVAALMEIVLADLAQVHRPLLLVLDDLHLIQHAELLAALKRLIRYAPEGFVLALASRSQPALGLATLRAKGLLVEFGERDLRLSQAETRDYLARHGLQLEAAAFAALYRHTEGWMVGVHLASLWLRHQPQAWQQLAGLGPGQASVGDYLLHRVFEQLPEAQQGLLETLGVAQQLCGDLANALTGRQDGQQQLETLEAMQLFLLPLDRERRWYRFHNLFAEFLRGRLRGRAPERCRQLHFRASLWFANHRMQILAIEHASLAEDPRMLAALVDGCGLELINRGQLHLIHRWRQRVPDEIAAEFPMLVLADVWTRAAELGLAEANRMLDAQLRRWDPAGGPAALNDRLLATLTIKALIALQKDDLPGCAALAHRVELQLGQHAAFLEVAMLIVGALANVMLGLAEVARRQLALAQQRHQFLQGHYLAMQMAHVEVLLCLEQGQVKRAERLFAQLRARTMPCFAPDSRALALPTISQALIDYRQGRLEGVEERLRWALATVDVINPLDLYAQGMLCLAQTQRALAKPKEAFATLRQMQDLAMGSQAWRFYAQAASEEVAQLLQEPAGDRLKRAEQRYQSIDWSGLAEHYRHMGCNPVLWGQGLTRIRLLQARAHYSEALHEISQLRRLLRDDWHGTQRLRLDLLTALSHQHLGYQGRAQCLLDQCLLGAEHEGLRSLFIEEGAPAQALLLQHEAAERQPALQGFIRSILALWVGQVGHQSPPPLAEGLTEREDEIVQLAAEGLSNVAIGERLALALGTVKWHLHNIYEKLGVRNRTQAVRRAQELGLVGS comes from the coding sequence ATGGAGTCGACGCTCGATCCTGCCGCCGAGAGCCTGCTGCGTTCGAGGCTCTGCGCGCCGGAAGGGGCCATCGATCTATTCCCCAGGCCGCGGATCGAGGCGACCCTGTTGGCGCATCCCCAGGCCCGGGTTTTGCTGTTCTCGGCGCCGGCCGGCTTCGGCAAGACCTGCGCCCTGGGGGTTCTGGCGCAGCAGCGCGCGCAGGCCGGGTATGCGGTGGCCTGGCTGTCGCTGGACGCCGGGGACGACGAACCCTCTCGGTTCTTCCTGCACCTGATCGAGGTCCTCGCCAGGCAGGTCCCGGGGCTCGGCAGCCAGGCCCGTGACTACCTGCAGAACGCCATGGGCGTGCCGGTGGCCGCGCTCATGGAAATCGTGCTGGCGGACCTGGCGCAGGTGCACAGGCCCCTGCTGCTGGTGCTGGACGACCTGCACCTGATCCAGCATGCCGAGCTGCTGGCGGCGCTCAAGCGCTTGATCAGGTATGCGCCCGAGGGCTTCGTGCTGGCCTTGGCGAGCCGCTCGCAACCGGCGCTCGGCCTGGCGACCCTGCGCGCCAAGGGCCTGCTGGTGGAGTTTGGCGAGCGTGATCTGCGTCTGAGCCAGGCGGAAACCCGCGACTATCTGGCGCGCCATGGCCTGCAGCTGGAGGCCGCGGCATTCGCTGCCCTGTACCGTCACACCGAGGGCTGGATGGTCGGCGTGCACCTGGCCAGTCTCTGGTTGCGTCATCAGCCCCAGGCCTGGCAGCAACTGGCCGGGCTGGGTCCCGGCCAGGCAAGCGTCGGCGACTACCTGCTGCACCGCGTGTTCGAGCAGTTGCCGGAGGCGCAGCAGGGCCTGCTGGAGACCCTGGGCGTCGCCCAGCAGCTCTGCGGTGATCTGGCCAACGCCCTGACCGGGCGCCAGGATGGCCAGCAGCAGCTGGAGACGCTGGAGGCCATGCAGCTGTTCCTGTTGCCGCTCGATCGCGAGCGCCGTTGGTATCGTTTCCACAACCTGTTCGCCGAGTTCCTTCGCGGGCGTCTGCGCGGGCGCGCGCCCGAGCGATGCAGGCAGCTGCACTTCAGGGCGAGCCTGTGGTTCGCCAATCACCGTATGCAGATCCTGGCGATCGAACATGCCAGCCTGGCCGAAGACCCGCGGATGCTCGCCGCACTGGTGGATGGTTGCGGCCTGGAGCTGATCAATCGCGGTCAGCTGCACCTGATCCATCGGTGGCGTCAGCGTGTGCCGGACGAGATCGCCGCGGAATTTCCGATGCTGGTGCTGGCCGATGTCTGGACCCGTGCCGCCGAGCTGGGGCTGGCCGAGGCCAACCGTATGCTGGACGCGCAGTTGCGGCGCTGGGACCCGGCGGGCGGCCCCGCGGCGCTCAACGACAGACTGCTGGCGACCCTGACGATCAAGGCGCTGATCGCCCTGCAGAAGGACGACCTGCCTGGCTGTGCGGCCCTGGCGCACAGGGTCGAGCTGCAGCTGGGGCAGCACGCCGCCTTCCTCGAAGTGGCGATGCTGATCGTCGGCGCGCTGGCCAACGTGATGCTGGGGCTGGCCGAAGTCGCCCGCCGCCAGCTGGCCCTGGCGCAGCAGCGGCATCAGTTCTTGCAAGGGCATTACCTGGCCATGCAGATGGCCCACGTGGAAGTCCTTCTGTGCCTGGAGCAGGGGCAGGTCAAGCGGGCTGAGCGGCTGTTCGCGCAGCTGCGTGCGCGGACCATGCCCTGCTTCGCGCCAGACTCCCGCGCACTGGCGCTGCCGACCATCAGCCAGGCGCTGATCGACTACCGCCAGGGGCGCCTGGAAGGCGTCGAGGAACGCTTGCGCTGGGCCTTGGCGACAGTCGACGTGATCAATCCGCTCGACCTGTACGCCCAGGGCATGCTGTGCCTGGCCCAGACCCAGAGGGCCCTGGCCAAGCCGAAGGAAGCCTTCGCCACCCTGAGGCAGATGCAAGACCTGGCAATGGGCAGCCAGGCATGGCGCTTCTATGCCCAGGCAGCCAGCGAGGAGGTGGCGCAGCTGCTCCAGGAGCCCGCTGGCGATCGTCTCAAGCGCGCCGAGCAGCGTTACCAGAGTATCGACTGGAGCGGGCTGGCCGAGCACTACCGGCACATGGGCTGCAATCCGGTGCTCTGGGGTCAGGGGCTGACCCGCATCCGCCTGTTGCAGGCGCGCGCGCACTACAGCGAGGCGCTGCACGAGATCAGCCAGCTGCGCCGCCTGCTGCGAGACGACTGGCACGGCACGCAACGCCTGCGGCTCGACCTGCTGACCGCGCTCAGCCATCAGCACCTGGGCTATCAGGGGCGTGCGCAGTGCTTGCTGGACCAATGTCTGCTGGGTGCCGAACACGAGGGATTGCGCAGCCTGTTCATCGAGGAGGGGGCGCCGGCGCAAGCGCTGCTGCTGCAGCACGAGGCGGCGGAGCGACAACCGGCCTTGCAGGGCTTTATCCGCTCGATCCTGGCGCTCTGGGTGGGGCAGGTCGGCCATCAGAGTCCGCCCCCCCTCGCGGAGGGCTTGACCGAGCGCGAGGACGAGATCGTCCAGCTGGCGGCAGAGGGCCTGTCCAATGTCGCCATCGGCGAGCGCCTGGCCCTGGCCCTGGGCACCGTCAAATGGCACCTGCACAACATCTACGAGAAGCTCGGGGTACGGAACCGCACCCAGGCGGTTCGTCGAGCCCAGGAACTGGGGCTGGTCGGCTCATGA
- the pabB gene encoding aminodeoxychorismate synthase component I translates to MSTCLVHPLPYRADPADYFAAVRLAPGAVLLDAGRPAAQRGRYDLISAWPSAEFAPSPDEPAADFLQRLRDGLAGLGSAEPPSDCPLPFAGGLIGYLGYDFGRRLEKLPAQAVDDLGLGDARFGLYAWALISDHQRATTQLLFHPSLATEERVRLIALFESVTTEEAPAFELLGPFQADLDETGYRQAIERIQAYIQAGDCYQVNFAQRFRSHYRGDPWSAYRALRGACPTPFAGYQTLPGGAIISLSPERFMRVSQGLVETRPIKGTRPRDEDPRQDAAQAEALMSSLKDRAENLMIVDLLRNDLGRSCRTGSVRVPELFALESYPNVHHLVSAVTGELAADKDALDLIAGSFPGGSITGAPKIRAMQIIDELEPTRRALYCGSLLYLDVRGEMDSSIAIRSLLAKDGQICCWGGGGIVADSNWQAEYQESITKVKVLLETLEQFCH, encoded by the coding sequence ATGTCTACTTGTCTCGTTCACCCCCTGCCCTATCGCGCCGACCCTGCCGACTATTTCGCCGCCGTCCGCCTGGCCCCGGGCGCGGTCTTGCTCGACGCCGGACGTCCGGCGGCGCAGCGCGGACGCTATGACCTCATCAGCGCCTGGCCATCGGCCGAGTTCGCCCCGTCACCCGACGAGCCGGCCGCTGACTTCCTGCAGCGCCTGCGCGATGGATTGGCCGGGCTCGGCAGCGCCGAGCCGCCCAGCGACTGCCCCCTGCCATTCGCCGGCGGACTGATCGGCTATCTGGGCTATGACTTCGGTCGTCGCCTGGAAAAACTGCCCGCGCAGGCGGTCGACGACCTCGGGCTGGGAGATGCCCGCTTCGGCCTCTACGCCTGGGCCCTGATCAGCGATCACCAGCGGGCGACCACGCAGCTGCTGTTTCATCCATCCCTGGCGACTGAAGAGCGTGTGCGCCTGATCGCCCTGTTCGAATCCGTGACCACCGAAGAGGCGCCCGCCTTCGAGCTGCTCGGCCCCTTCCAGGCCGACCTTGACGAGACTGGCTATCGCCAGGCCATCGAGCGTATCCAGGCCTATATCCAGGCCGGAGACTGCTACCAGGTGAACTTTGCCCAGCGCTTTCGCAGCCACTACCGGGGTGATCCCTGGAGCGCCTACCGGGCGCTGCGCGGCGCCTGCCCGACGCCCTTCGCCGGCTACCAAACCCTGCCGGGCGGGGCGATCATCAGCCTGTCGCCGGAGCGCTTCATGCGCGTCAGCCAGGGCCTGGTCGAGACCCGGCCGATCAAGGGCACACGGCCACGGGATGAAGACCCGCGGCAGGACGCCGCCCAGGCAGAGGCCCTGATGAGCAGCCTGAAAGACCGCGCCGAGAACCTGATGATCGTCGACCTGCTGCGCAACGACCTGGGCCGCAGTTGCCGTACCGGCTCGGTGCGCGTACCAGAGCTGTTCGCCCTGGAGAGCTACCCCAACGTCCACCACCTGGTCAGCGCGGTGACCGGCGAGCTGGCCGCGGACAAGGATGCCCTTGACCTGATCGCCGGCAGCTTTCCTGGCGGCTCGATCACCGGCGCGCCGAAGATTCGCGCGATGCAGATCATCGACGAGCTGGAACCCACCCGCCGCGCACTTTACTGCGGCTCGCTGCTCTACCTGGACGTTCGCGGGGAAATGGACAGCTCGATCGCCATCCGCAGCCTGCTGGCCAAGGATGGGCAGATCTGCTGCTGGGGCGGCGGCGGGATAGTCGCGGACTCCAATTGGCAGGCCGAATACCAGGAGTCGATCACCAAGGTGAAGGTGCTCCTGGAGACTCTGGAGCAGTTCTGCCACTGA
- a CDS encoding LuxR C-terminal-related transcriptional regulator, protein MSREGLPAPASLPLLRTKLAPGSTGTGPQLLRTCLVQRLLAARDRRLTILCAPAGFGKSSLLGQLRLRLQASGARVAWLSCDEADSEPLRLLRYLVAAIAEQLPGFGGPLPGLLLEGRQPAEVLVDVFLGELRGVEDELYLILDDFHSIRHPGLGPLAQCLIEQLPDQVRLIAGMRRRPELDQSRLASGVTAFWLRGEDLRLRLEETASYLGECRGLRLSSGEVERLHERCEGWITALHLVASSLAGHADPAAYIAQLSGSERNLADYLGEDVLDRLPRELQRFLELTSVLDQLNVELCNVLTGRDDAAAMLQRLQHEELFIMPTGEQGKWFRYHPLFAECLRARLLRRGDPGPLQLAAARWCEQHNLPDMAVEYALRAREYGFAAAFLAQQGTRLLANNRLYGILASVEALPPDVVHEYPVFQVFYAWQLAFEQKYADAEALIEDIGVRLQSGAQTRQNGQPGLLVVAQLIKALVQLYQDRLESCLAISQRWLGRVPIEQPEIRAGLACVQAAAYALLGDFGEASRSIGLARDSLRRANSEYLHAVVGLIEALLCKEQGRLERGRTLAEVARARAERAFGRRSRVDGALALAYADILYEQDLHAAILAELPLATSRRDLATPIELVSRGQLVMVRARFYGGEGEAALQQLDAWLAALSGPGYERVYAQAMGCRVQFLLWLRRPHEAERTSAQLQRHLAALPTGRTGDAAVASVLGQARLALSERRADKAVELLEACLREQAAEHQCERRLRLCLLLAVAYWRAEGAERAFALFQASMEDAWQRGYRRLFLDDALWLLPLWDAWKAAHPERARGWRKLGAQLHEQCLRLGVDPQSLDDHQAVSHREQDILRLVAAGLANREIAQALHLSEATIKWHLHRLFVKLGVRSRTQAVLRGKSSGLLGEA, encoded by the coding sequence ATGAGCCGCGAAGGCCTGCCAGCGCCAGCGTCCCTGCCGCTGCTGCGCACCAAGCTGGCTCCCGGTAGCACCGGGACGGGGCCGCAGTTGCTGCGAACCTGTCTGGTCCAGCGGCTGCTCGCTGCCCGCGACCGGCGCCTGACGATCCTCTGTGCCCCCGCCGGCTTCGGCAAAAGCAGCCTGCTCGGTCAGTTGCGCCTGCGCTTGCAGGCGTCAGGGGCGCGGGTGGCCTGGCTGTCCTGCGATGAAGCCGACAGCGAGCCGCTGCGCCTGCTGCGCTATCTGGTCGCGGCCATCGCCGAGCAGCTGCCGGGGTTCGGCGGTCCACTACCGGGCTTGTTGCTGGAGGGGCGCCAGCCGGCGGAAGTCCTGGTCGACGTTTTCCTCGGCGAGTTGAGGGGGGTCGAAGACGAGCTGTACCTGATTCTGGATGACTTCCACAGTATCCGTCACCCCGGTCTCGGGCCGCTGGCGCAGTGCCTGATCGAGCAACTGCCCGATCAGGTTCGGCTGATCGCCGGCATGCGGCGCCGGCCGGAGCTCGACCAAAGCCGGCTGGCGTCCGGGGTCACGGCCTTCTGGTTGCGGGGCGAGGATCTGCGCCTGCGCCTGGAGGAAACCGCCAGCTACCTTGGCGAATGCCGGGGGCTGCGCCTGAGCAGCGGCGAGGTCGAGCGGCTGCATGAGCGCTGCGAGGGCTGGATCACCGCGTTGCACCTGGTCGCCTCGTCCCTGGCCGGACATGCGGATCCGGCGGCCTACATCGCGCAATTGTCCGGTAGCGAGCGCAACCTCGCCGACTACCTGGGCGAGGATGTACTGGATCGGCTACCCCGGGAATTGCAGCGATTCCTCGAGCTGACCTCGGTGCTCGATCAGCTCAATGTCGAGCTGTGCAACGTGCTCACCGGCCGTGACGATGCCGCGGCAATGTTGCAGCGTTTGCAGCATGAAGAGCTGTTCATCATGCCAACGGGCGAGCAGGGCAAGTGGTTCCGCTACCATCCGCTGTTCGCCGAGTGCCTGCGCGCACGCCTGTTGCGGCGCGGCGATCCTGGTCCATTGCAGCTTGCCGCCGCGCGCTGGTGTGAGCAGCACAACCTGCCGGACATGGCGGTCGAATACGCCTTGCGTGCCCGCGAATACGGGTTCGCGGCCGCTTTTCTGGCACAGCAGGGTACGCGCCTGCTGGCCAATAATCGGCTCTACGGCATCCTCGCAAGCGTCGAGGCGCTGCCGCCGGACGTGGTCCACGAGTACCCGGTGTTCCAGGTTTTCTACGCCTGGCAGTTGGCTTTCGAACAGAAGTACGCCGATGCCGAAGCGCTGATCGAGGACATCGGCGTGCGACTGCAGTCGGGGGCTCAAACGCGGCAGAACGGACAGCCCGGGCTGCTGGTGGTGGCCCAGTTGATCAAGGCCCTGGTGCAGCTCTATCAGGATCGGCTGGAAAGCTGCCTGGCCATCAGCCAGCGTTGGCTCGGCCGGGTGCCGATTGAGCAGCCGGAGATTCGCGCCGGCCTGGCCTGCGTGCAGGCAGCGGCGTATGCCTTGCTCGGCGACTTCGGCGAGGCATCGCGGTCGATAGGCCTGGCCCGAGACAGCCTGCGGCGCGCCAACAGCGAATACCTGCACGCGGTGGTCGGGCTGATCGAAGCGCTGTTGTGCAAGGAGCAGGGGCGGCTGGAGCGGGGCCGTACCCTGGCGGAAGTCGCCCGTGCCCGTGCCGAGCGGGCATTCGGCCGGCGCAGCCGGGTGGATGGCGCGCTGGCCCTGGCCTACGCCGACATCTTGTATGAGCAGGATCTGCACGCTGCGATCCTCGCCGAATTGCCCTTGGCCACCTCCCGGCGGGATCTCGCCACGCCGATCGAGCTGGTCAGCCGTGGCCAGTTGGTGATGGTGCGGGCGCGGTTCTATGGCGGCGAGGGCGAGGCGGCGTTGCAGCAACTCGATGCCTGGCTGGCGGCGCTGAGTGGACCGGGCTATGAGCGCGTCTACGCGCAGGCCATGGGCTGCAGGGTGCAGTTTCTCCTCTGGCTGCGCCGCCCCCACGAGGCCGAACGAACCTCCGCGCAACTGCAGCGGCACCTGGCGGCACTGCCGACAGGGCGCACCGGCGATGCCGCGGTCGCCTCTGTGCTGGGTCAGGCGCGACTGGCCTTGTCCGAGCGCCGGGCGGACAAGGCCGTGGAGTTGCTGGAAGCCTGCCTACGTGAGCAGGCCGCCGAGCACCAGTGCGAACGCCGCCTGCGTCTGTGCCTGTTGCTGGCAGTGGCGTATTGGCGCGCGGAGGGCGCCGAGCGGGCCTTCGCGCTGTTCCAGGCCAGTATGGAGGACGCCTGGCAGAGGGGTTATCGACGCCTGTTCCTGGACGACGCGCTGTGGTTGCTGCCGCTCTGGGATGCCTGGAAGGCGGCCCATCCCGAGCGCGCCAGGGGCTGGCGGAAGTTGGGCGCTCAGTTGCACGAGCAGTGCCTTCGGCTGGGCGTTGATCCGCAGAGTCTGGATGACCATCAGGCAGTCAGCCACAGGGAGCAGGACATCCTGCGCCTGGTCGCCGCCGGCCTGGCCAATCGCGAGATCGCCCAGGCCCTGCATTTGTCGGAGGCGACCATCAAATGGCACCTGCACCGGCTCTTCGTCAAGTTGGGCGTGCGCAGTCGCACTCAGGCGGTGCTCAGGGGCAAGAGCTCGGGCCTGTTGGGCGAGGCCTGA
- a CDS encoding phosphoadenylyl-sulfate reductase, producing the protein MSHPFDVAELAATYANKSPQDILKLAFEHFGDELWISFSGAEDVVLVDMAWKLNKQVKVFSLDTGRLHPETYRFIDQVREHYGIAIEVLSPEAKALEAMVKEKGLFSFYKDGHEECCGIRKIAPLRRKLATVKAWATGQRRDQSPGTRSQVAVLEIDGAFSTPDKPLYKFNPLAQMSSEDVWAYIRMLELPYNSLHERGFISIGCEPCTRPVLPNQHEREGRWWWEEATQKECGLHAGNLIAKE; encoded by the coding sequence ATGAGCCATCCCTTCGATGTAGCCGAACTGGCCGCGACCTATGCGAACAAGTCGCCCCAGGACATTCTCAAACTCGCCTTCGAGCACTTCGGCGATGAGCTGTGGATCTCCTTCAGCGGCGCCGAGGACGTCGTGCTGGTGGACATGGCCTGGAAGCTCAACAAGCAGGTCAAGGTCTTCAGCCTCGACACCGGCCGGCTGCATCCGGAGACCTACCGTTTCATCGACCAGGTGCGCGAACACTACGGCATCGCCATCGAAGTATTGTCGCCCGAGGCCAAGGCTCTGGAGGCGATGGTCAAGGAAAAGGGCCTGTTCAGCTTCTACAAGGACGGCCACGAGGAGTGCTGCGGCATCCGCAAGATCGCCCCGCTGCGCCGCAAGCTGGCCACGGTCAAGGCCTGGGCCACCGGCCAGCGCCGCGACCAGAGCCCCGGCACCCGCAGCCAGGTCGCCGTGCTGGAGATCGATGGCGCCTTCTCCACCCCGGACAAGCCGCTGTACAAGTTCAACCCCCTGGCGCAGATGAGCAGCGAGGATGTCTGGGCCTATATCCGCATGCTCGAGCTGCCCTACAACAGCCTGCACGAGCGCGGCTTCATCAGCATCGGCTGCGAACCCTGCACCCGCCCGGTCCTGCCCAACCAGCATGAGCGTGAAGGGCGCTGGTGGTGGGAGGAAGCCACGCAGAAGGAATGCGGGCTGCATGCCGGCAACCTGATCGCCAAGGAGTGA
- a CDS encoding MmcQ/YjbR family DNA-binding protein, whose amino-acid sequence MTQDEIARFCLELPGAREDFKWGNNQVFSVAGNKMFAVLNFLGHNLAFKVDDDLFLGYVDRPGIRPAPYLARAHWISMSCAQLPMGDAELRQLLTRSHQLVVRRLPKRQQLGLLLDD is encoded by the coding sequence ATGACCCAGGATGAAATAGCCCGTTTCTGCCTTGAACTCCCTGGCGCCCGCGAGGACTTCAAGTGGGGTAACAACCAGGTGTTTTCCGTGGCCGGCAACAAGATGTTCGCCGTGCTCAACTTCCTTGGCCATAACCTGGCCTTCAAGGTGGACGACGACCTGTTCCTCGGCTACGTCGATCGCCCGGGCATTCGGCCGGCGCCCTATCTGGCGCGGGCCCACTGGATCAGCATGAGCTGCGCGCAGCTGCCTATGGGCGACGCCGAACTACGCCAGCTACTGACCCGCTCCCATCAGCTGGTCGTGCGCCGGCTACCCAA
- the thrH gene encoding bifunctional phosphoserine phosphatase/homoserine phosphotransferase ThrH, which produces MEIACLDLEGVLVPEIWIAFAEKTGIEALKATTRDIPDYDVLMQQRLRILDEHGLKLADIQEVIATLKPLEGAVEFIDWLRERFQVVILSDTFYEFSQPLMRQLGFPTLLCHKLITDDSGRVVSYQLRQKDPKRQSVIAFKSLYYRVIAAGDSYNDTTMLSEAHAGILFHAPDNVIREFPQFPAVHSFDELKREFLKASNRPLSL; this is translated from the coding sequence GTGGAAATCGCTTGTCTCGACCTGGAAGGCGTACTGGTTCCGGAAATCTGGATTGCCTTTGCGGAAAAAACCGGCATCGAAGCGCTGAAGGCGACCACCCGGGACATTCCCGACTACGACGTGCTGATGCAGCAGCGCCTGCGCATCCTCGACGAGCATGGCCTGAAGCTGGCGGACATCCAGGAGGTGATCGCCACTCTCAAGCCGCTGGAGGGGGCCGTGGAGTTCATCGACTGGCTGCGCGAACGCTTCCAGGTGGTGATTCTCTCCGACACCTTCTATGAGTTCTCCCAGCCGCTGATGCGCCAGCTGGGTTTTCCAACCCTGCTGTGCCACAAGCTGATCACCGACGACAGCGGCCGCGTGGTCAGCTACCAGCTGCGCCAGAAGGACCCCAAGCGTCAGTCGGTGATCGCTTTCAAGAGTCTCTACTACCGGGTGATTGCCGCAGGTGATTCGTACAACGACACCACCATGCTCAGCGAGGCCCATGCCGGCATCCTGTTCCATGCGCCGGACAATGTGATTCGCGAGTTTCCGCAGTTTCCCGCGGTCCACAGCTTTGACGAACTCAAGCGCGAGTTCCTCAAGGCGTCCAATCGGCCGCTGAGCCTGTAA
- the nadE gene encoding ammonia-dependent NAD(+) synthetase yields MTMQQTISSALGVRPLATAEEFAAEIERRLTFIKDRLAASGCSTLVLGISGGVDSLTAGLLCQRAVSELRAEGQQAEFIAVRLPYREQQDEVDAQLSLRVINPDRIETVNIAACVDGLMNALQPADSPTKNDFVKGNIKARARMIAQYALANYNSGLVVGTDHAAEALMGFFTKFGDGACDLAPLTGLVKGQVRRIATLLGAPEQLVYKTPTADLEELEPGKPDEKAYGCTYEQIDDFLLGRTVAEEAEQRIIQTYRRTEHKRTLPYTP; encoded by the coding sequence ATGACCATGCAGCAAACCATCAGCAGCGCACTGGGTGTGCGTCCGCTTGCTACCGCGGAGGAGTTCGCCGCGGAAATCGAGCGTCGCCTGACCTTCATCAAGGACAGGCTTGCGGCGTCCGGCTGCAGCACCCTGGTCCTTGGCATCAGCGGCGGCGTCGATTCCCTGACGGCCGGTTTGCTCTGCCAGAGAGCGGTCAGCGAACTGCGCGCCGAGGGGCAGCAGGCGGAGTTCATCGCCGTCCGCCTGCCCTACCGTGAGCAGCAGGACGAGGTCGATGCCCAGTTGTCCCTGCGGGTCATCAACCCCGACCGCATCGAGACGGTCAACATTGCGGCCTGTGTCGACGGTTTGATGAACGCCCTGCAACCGGCCGACAGCCCCACCAAGAACGATTTCGTCAAAGGCAACATCAAGGCACGGGCCCGCATGATCGCGCAGTACGCCCTGGCCAATTACAACAGCGGCCTGGTGGTTGGCACCGACCATGCGGCCGAGGCACTCATGGGATTTTTCACCAAGTTCGGCGATGGCGCCTGCGACCTCGCCCCCCTGACCGGCCTGGTCAAGGGCCAGGTACGCCGGATCGCCACGCTACTGGGTGCGCCGGAACAACTGGTGTACAAGACCCCCACCGCCGACCTGGAAGAACTCGAGCCCGGCAAACCCGACGAAAAGGCCTACGGCTGCACCTATGAACAGATCGATGACTTTCTGCTCGGTCGCACCGTAGCCGAAGAAGCCGAACAGCGAATCATCCAGACGTACCGCAGAACCGAGCACAAACGCACCCTGCCCTACACGCCCTGA
- a CDS encoding alpha-L-glutamate ligase-like protein, whose protein sequence is MFGLWKTWQALEAKGIMGINRRNADYVLKYNKRHLYPIVDDKIITKERAIEAGIHVPQMYGVISTEKEIDKLPEIIDGRSDFVIKPAQGAGGDGITVIADRFEERYKTVSGRIISHEEIEHQISNILTGLYSLGGHRDRALIEYRVIPDQIFKSISYEGVPDIRIIVLMGYPVMAMLRLPTRQSNGKANLHQGAIGVGVDLATGVTLRGTWLNNKISKHPDTTNAVDGVQLPNWNGFMKLAAGCYELCGLGYIGVDMVLDQEKGPLILELNARPGLNIQIANDCGLTHRAHAVEARLVELKAKGIQESPEERMRFSQELFGHAPTAEI, encoded by the coding sequence ATGTTTGGTCTCTGGAAAACCTGGCAGGCCCTTGAAGCCAAGGGCATCATGGGCATCAACCGGCGCAATGCGGACTACGTGCTGAAGTACAACAAACGGCACCTGTACCCGATCGTCGATGACAAGATCATCACCAAGGAGCGCGCCATCGAGGCGGGCATCCATGTGCCGCAGATGTACGGGGTGATCTCCACCGAGAAGGAGATCGACAAGCTTCCGGAGATCATCGACGGGCGCAGCGACTTCGTCATCAAGCCGGCGCAGGGCGCCGGCGGTGACGGCATCACGGTGATCGCCGACCGCTTCGAGGAGCGTTACAAGACGGTCTCCGGGCGGATCATCAGCCACGAGGAGATCGAGCATCAGATCTCCAACATCCTCACCGGCCTCTATTCGCTCGGCGGCCACCGCGACCGGGCGCTGATCGAGTACCGGGTGATTCCCGACCAGATCTTCAAGAGCATCAGCTACGAGGGCGTGCCGGACATCCGCATCATCGTGCTGATGGGCTACCCGGTCATGGCGATGCTGCGCCTGCCGACCCGCCAGTCCAACGGCAAGGCCAACCTGCACCAGGGCGCCATTGGCGTCGGCGTGGACCTGGCCACCGGTGTCACCCTGCGCGGCACCTGGCTGAACAACAAGATCAGCAAGCACCCTGACACCACCAATGCGGTGGACGGCGTGCAACTGCCGAACTGGAACGGTTTCATGAAGCTGGCTGCCGGCTGCTATGAGCTGTGCGGCCTGGGCTACATCGGCGTGGACATGGTGCTGGACCAGGAGAAGGGCCCGCTGATCCTGGAGCTCAACGCCCGTCCCGGCCTGAACATCCAGATCGCCAACGACTGCGGCCTCACCCACCGCGCCCATGCGGTCGAGGCGCGCCTGGTCGAACTCAAGGCCAAGGGCATCCAGGAGAGCCCGGAGGAGCGCATGCGCTTCTCCCAGGAATTGTTCGGCCACGCACCGACCGCAGAGATCTGA